The following proteins are encoded in a genomic region of Limanda limanda chromosome 22, fLimLim1.1, whole genome shotgun sequence:
- the pop7 gene encoding ribonuclease P protein subunit p20, translated as MTEPRNPGTSSIPQAAPAHTDSTLPAVDMDPVEYTLRKRLPRKLPKRRNDVYVNMKTDFRAQLARCQKLLEGGGHREICVHGLGLAINRAINIALQLQATSQGALQLAANTSTVELVDDLEPEDPDEAGEPMTRTRNNSAIHIKVFYPDPQ; from the coding sequence ATGACGGAGCCACGCAATCCAGGGACGTCCTCCATCCCGCAGGCGGccccagcacacacagactccacCTTGCCGGCGGTGGACATGGACCCTGTGGAGTACACCCTTAGGAAGCGTCTCCCCCGCAAACTCCCGAAGAGACGCAACGACGTCTACgtcaacatgaagacggatttCCGTGCTCAGCTGGCTCGCTGTCAGAAGCTCCTGGAGGGCGGGGGTCACAGGGAGATCTGTGTCCACGGCCTGGGCCTCGCCATCAACCGGGCCATCAACATTGCCCTTCAGCTGCAGGCCACcagccagggggcgctgcagctgGCGGCCAACACCTCCACGGTGGAGCTGGTGGATGACCTGGAGCCTGAGGATCCCGACGAGGCCGGGGAGCCCATGACGCGCACACGCAACAACTCGGCTATTCATATCAAGGTTTTCTACCCGGACCCTCAGTGA
- the epoa gene encoding erythropoietin: MLQNTARGLLALLLVVLELTRPSRPSPLRPLCDGRVLNPFITEAQDAHAAMRSCREGCGLSNDVTVPQTKVNFDDWEKKSALEQIEEVQSGLWLLQQAFSFLRTSVTNTALHGHIDNSLSNLLSIKNLLRRHNIQEYTTPASTAELKDTWTVSSAADVLQNYIIFLRGKVQLLLSGTQACRPDGS; the protein is encoded by the exons ATGTTGCAGAACACGGCTCGAG GACTGCTTGCCTTGCTCTTGGTGGTGTTGGAGTTGACCCGGCCAAGCCGACCGTCCCCACTGAGACCCCTCTGTGACGGGAGGGTCCTGAACCCTTTCATTACGGAGGCGCAGGACGCACATGCTGCCATG AGGTCATGTAGAGAAGGATGTGGCCTGTCCAACGATGTCACGGTTCCCCAAACCAAAGTCAACTTCGATGACTGGGAGAAGAAAAGT GCACTGGAGCAAATCGAGGAGGTGCAGTCCGGCCTGTGGCTTCTACAACAGGCCTTCAGCTTCCTAAGAACCTCTGTCACCAACACGGCGCTGCACGGCCACATAGACAACTCCCTCAGcaacctgctcagcatcaaGAATCTGCTGCGCCGTCACAACATCCAG GAATATACCACACCAGCAAGTACCGCTGAGCTCAAGGATACATGGACGGTGTCCTCGGCAGCGGATGTGCTTCAAAACTATATCATATTCTTGCGGGGCAAAGTGCAACTCCTTCTTTCGGGCACACAGGCTTGTCGGCCGGATGGCAGCTGA
- the ufsp1 gene encoding inactive Ufm1-specific protease 1 → MDERVVAAEGIDWGGSGAEEDMSDRDKPLSRSVHTDLPLPPLSCPLKCTLIKGDYLYFHYGCDGQDDRGWGCGYRTVQTMASWICHNLSPPEHQSRPPPSLPEIQQALVAMGDKPGSFSGSREWIGTFEASLVLDYFYDVPCKVVHIRGGEAQLEHVAAEELHQHFEKHVSPVMMGGDRDNSSKGVVGVCTGDKGSYLLVVDPHYYGRQLEKTELQRRGWVVWRRVSSLDQSSFYNLCLPQTAKKLT, encoded by the coding sequence ATGGATGAGAGGGTCGTGGCCGCGGAGGGGATTGActggggaggaagtggagctgagGAGGACATGTCCGATCGGGACAAACCTTTATCAAGGAGCGTCCACACTGATcttcctctgccccccctctcctgtcctctgaaATGCACACTGATCAAAGGAGACTATCTCTACTTCCATTATGGGTGCGATGGACAAGATGACAGAGGCTGGGGGTGTGGCTACCGCACCGTCCAGACGATGGCCTCCTGGATTTGCCACAACCTGTCTCCACCGGAGCACCAGAGCAGACCCCCACCCAGCCTCCCAGAGATCCAGCAGGCCTTGGTCGCCATGGGGGACAAGCCGGGCTCCTTCTCGGGCTCCAGGGAGTGGATCGGAACCTTCGAGGCCTCCCTGGTTCTGGACTATTTCTATGACGTCCCCTGTAAGGTGGTGCACATCAGAGGTGGAGAGGCACAGCTGGAGCATGTTGCAGCGGAGGAGCTCCATCAGCACTTTGAGAAGCATGTGTCTCCGGTCATGATGGGCGGGGACAGGGACAATTCCTCAAAGGGTGTAGTGGGGGTGTGCACCGGGGACAAGGGGAGTTACTTGCTCGTCGTTGACCCTCACTACTATGGACGTCAGCTGGAGAAGACGGAGCTGCAGAGACGAGGGTGGGTGGTGTGGAGGAGAGTGTCCTCTTTGGACCAGAGTTCTTTTTATAATCTGTGTTTGCCTCAGACCGCCAAAAAACTAACGTGA